The genomic DNA CACACCGGACACTCTCTTAATTGGCATTTGGGACGGCTGCGCATGATTGATTCCGCCGCCTACCATCGCAAAGCAGCCCTTCCGACTCTACCTCGTCTGTCGGCACCAGCGATGGAGCCGAGCGGAGGGCCGCCTGCCGGCGCCCACAACCGGTTCGGGCAGATCCCGCCGCCGAGTAGCCGAAGCGGCGCCCCCGCGCACCGCCGGGCTCACTCCGAGACCTTCATCCGCCTCCCTGACGACTTCCTGTTCGACAACGACCCCGACTTCAGCATCTCGGACATGGACTTCCCCTCGCTTTCCGACGACAATGTGTCTGGTGCCATATCTGGGCCGCTCTTGGCCGAGCATCAGCTGTCAGATCCGCAGGCGGCGAGCAGGCCCGTCCCGGGGCCCCACCTCCGGAACCTTTCGATGGACAGTGCTCTCTTCGACGGGATAGGGCTCCACACCTCAGCCGGGGATGCTGGTGTCGGGCCGGGCAGGAGAGGGCACCACCGACGGAGTGGCTCCGTGGACGGTTCGATCTCGCCGTTGGAGGGGGATTCGACCTCGCTGTTCTCGGATAATGCGAAGAAGGCCATGCCGGCCGATAAGATAGCGGAGCTGGCGCTGCTTGACCCGAAGAGAGCTAAAAGGCATGAATTTCCCCCCTTGATTCCTTTCCCCTTTGCATCCTGCAAGAATTTTTTTTCCTATGAATTATCATCCATGATTATGCATTAACCCTTGGCGTGTCTGCGGATATTCTGGTTGCTAATTTCATTGGGATATCGACTCTACAGGATTCTTGCAAATAGGCAATCTGCTGCCCGTTCGAAGGAGAGGAAGGTCCGTTACACATGTGAACTTGAGCGGAAAGTGCAAACGCTTCAGACTGAGGCAACCACTCTTTCTGCACAGCTCACCCTTCTCCAGGTATCAAAAttaatggttttttttttttgaaatctgcATATGATTTTTTGGGTTCCTACTCAAAAGTTAAGCTGGACCATTGCTCATAGTATATTTGGTGATTAGGCAGTAGGTTAGTTTGGTCTCCTATGAAATTACAGTATTGTTAGTCATCTTCTCTTTGCAAGCATATGCAAACTGCTCATACTCGAGCATCAATAATAGAGTATTTTTAGATTCACCGCGATTAATCTTATCATTTGCTGTTCGGGCTGTCCAAATAATTTTGTTTTCAGAATATGATTCTGAGGTGTACAGTATGTGTGAGCTTGTCATGGTTTGATATGTACTTTTTGACTACAATTGTGATCCAGACAACCATTGATGATTACTTATCGTGGAATGCCTACTTGCCATTTTCTTCCAATAGGCAATTTTTAGTTTTGTTGGAGTCGGTGGCAAAAAGAATAAGGAGTAGGACAATAATTGAAGGTTTAAACTTCTTTCGTGTAAATTATACTTCCGCCATTAAGCACAGATACTTTTGAGAGCTAATTTGGTTTACTTTTATAGATGAAAAAATTGCTTATTGAATGAGTCTAACTAATGTTTCGTTATACTTCAATTGCTGTTTTGAGTGGCACTGTACTTTTAACTTGCAGTCCAGGAAGCTAAATGCCAATGCGATTATTGTAAAATATTTAAACCACACAAAAAAGGAAATCACATTAATACTGAAATCAAAGGCTATATAATTGCTGAAGTTATCTGGAGTTGTTAGGTATTAAATATGAAAAATGATCATATTAGTCAATTAATGTATTGGATCCCTTAAATTCATATGTACAGTTGGCCCAATGTGGTCCGACCCTCCGCACTGGCGGGAGCTTTGTGTaccgggctgtcctttttttATTCCTTAAATTGATGTGTCATGTACTTGGTACTTCAGATTATGATGTGAACACTTCGGTGGGTGGGCAATTCAATATGTCTGTCAATAAATTATTCTTTGATTGTTCTAAATGCAGTTCTTTCTTTACAACCAGGCAACTTTACCAACCTTGTAGACTGATAAAGAATTGATATTATTGCATGATTAATGAAAAGTATATGAAATTCAATTTTGTATTGATCTAATGTTTTTTTTTACCTTCTCATCACACAGCATGGCAAGGATAATCCTTTTCACGTTTAAGTTGTATGTTTATTCCACCTACATGACAATGCACATTTGAAAGAATCTACTATTGTAACTCTTCCCTCTCCTAGGATTGTATTTTTTCTGTACTATTTTGTTAATTGTTCTTCCCATGAGAAcaaagattacattctttttaacatttattttctgtaatgaaatatatatatatata from Zingiber officinale cultivar Zhangliang chromosome 4A, Zo_v1.1, whole genome shotgun sequence includes the following:
- the LOC121971654 gene encoding transcription factor VIP1-like is translated as MIDSAAYHRKAALPTLPRLSAPAMEPSGGPPAGAHNRFGQIPPPSSRSGAPAHRRAHSETFIRLPDDFLFDNDPDFSISDMDFPSLSDDNVSGAISGPLLAEHQLSDPQAASRPVPGPHLRNLSMDSALFDGIGLHTSAGDAGVGPGRRGHHRRSGSVDGSISPLEGDSTSLFSDNAKKAMPADKIAELALLDPKRAKRILANRQSAARSKERKVRYTCELERKVQTLQTEATTLSAQLTLLQRDTTDLTAENRELKLRLQALEQQAQLRDALNETLREEVQRLKIVTGQLPNANGNHFNGGLQQSVSNYYSLMPQLPPRNGRQAQHLHPSQSQASSNNQPTKPPHSPNDPMEM